A window of the Marinifilum sp. JC120 genome harbors these coding sequences:
- a CDS encoding L-fuculose-phosphate aldolase — MLLRKERELVVEYGKKLLESGLTTGTGGNLSIFNRELGLVAISPSGLDYRLSTPEDIVVMDLDGNIKDSERKPSSEYGFHTVLYREREDVNAVVHTHSVYATTVACLNMELPAVHYLVGFAGKKVPLAPYATFGSPELAENVIRTIGKYNAVLLANHGLITVGRKIGNAFDAAEELELVARIYIQALSVGKPVIVPDDEMDKVIDKFSTYGQAGGKD; from the coding sequence ATGCTTTTAAGAAAAGAAAGAGAACTTGTCGTTGAATATGGAAAAAAACTACTGGAATCCGGTTTAACCACCGGGACTGGCGGCAACCTGAGTATTTTTAATCGCGAGCTGGGACTTGTTGCTATCAGCCCCAGTGGATTGGATTATCGGCTTTCCACCCCGGAAGATATTGTGGTCATGGATCTCGATGGCAATATCAAGGATTCAGAGCGCAAACCTTCAAGCGAGTATGGATTTCACACCGTACTTTACCGCGAACGGGAAGATGTAAACGCTGTGGTTCATACCCACTCTGTATACGCTACCACTGTAGCATGTCTGAATATGGAACTTCCGGCGGTGCATTATCTGGTCGGATTTGCAGGTAAAAAAGTTCCCCTTGCTCCCTACGCCACTTTCGGAAGCCCCGAACTGGCCGAGAACGTAATCAGGACAATCGGTAAGTACAACGCGGTCCTTCTGGCAAATCACGGGCTGATCACTGTGGGACGGAAAATCGGAAATGCCTTTGATGCGGCTGAAGAACTGGAACTGGTTGCTAGAATCTACATTCAGGCCCTTTCCGTAGGAAAACCTGTTATTGTTCCTGACGATGAGATGGACAAGGTTATCGATAAATTTTCAACTTACGGACAAGCCGGCGGCAAGGATTAG
- a CDS encoding NAAT family transporter, translated as MEAGQLSTIFEIAFPLFLIMDPLGNLPVCLSMLREFSPSRQRKILLRELFFALGVIIMFMYLGAGLMKILNIHQSTLRIAGGVILFIISMKMIFPKPESAAEEIEKDPFIVPIAVPLFAGPSLLAAVMVYGSKGDAGVNVLSGVMIAWGMSFIIMMIGPTMARVLGKRGLRACERLMGLILILLSVQMLEDGIAYYITNILPH; from the coding sequence ATGGAAGCAGGACAGCTGAGCACAATTTTTGAAATTGCATTTCCCCTATTCCTGATCATGGACCCGCTGGGCAACCTTCCGGTCTGCCTGTCCATGCTCCGGGAATTTTCACCTTCGCGACAACGCAAAATCCTGCTCCGTGAACTTTTCTTCGCGCTGGGGGTCATCATCATGTTCATGTACCTTGGTGCAGGGCTGATGAAAATACTCAACATCCATCAGTCCACCCTGCGCATTGCAGGCGGGGTAATTCTGTTCATCATCTCCATGAAAATGATATTTCCAAAACCGGAAAGTGCTGCCGAGGAAATCGAAAAAGACCCATTCATCGTCCCCATTGCGGTTCCGCTCTTTGCCGGACCTTCACTGCTGGCAGCGGTTATGGTCTATGGATCAAAAGGGGATGCCGGGGTTAATGTACTTTCCGGGGTGATGATTGCTTGGGGTATGAGTTTCATCATTATGATGATTGGTCCGACCATGGCCCGGGTGCTTGGGAAACGAGGACTCAGAGCCTGTGAAAGGCTTATGGGCTTGATACTTATTCTTTTATCAGTACAGATGCTTGAGGACGGGATTGCCTACTACATAACCAACATCCTTCCCCACTAG
- a CDS encoding response regulator: MVLSNNISFFLYGSAAVLCFGSGVFWGGPHLFPRLMFFVCGVGLFVVAGLKIKALFMKSESRLARLGASIADTGGAAFYMTDEQGRLTFADDACRDLEGKLSGNVVEDDFPILLEHLYSEKTLSDTFNKINSGNGIYKFHVSLTSVEGKQVQLSHAVQYVDAVDGMSSGLAGTIRDVSEQEELRSDLDRESRYLDTVMNSAVETMFIHDLEGNFLRVNNKFSDFAGVAPKLCVGTSIYNYLAPQIADKFLHRLKDLSAGGDEFSMQIPAINSRGEKLQLDVRHVLCRNGDGDPEVIVGYAKRIADPVEKECPPKGEGDTNLMLSLCHEMRTPLAGIIGSLHVLDNMDLTPDAREYVRKCVVSAERFKDVVNISLNDLVGNFDPQKMESLDPAACLEKNVGLFLPAAAIQNRSILFSLDSAIPEAIICNRKVLSQTLFCLINTGLEVFPDSDIIVGLKLVSIVENYSVISFYVTGKGSVADSGKVYSDCLEQNAKIIDGELYFNAGPPAELGFSLKVSAGKNKVEQALESVQSLRIILAEDDISSQVFMRKKLENWGHLVRTASTGIEVLNYMEAEEFDLVLMDLQMPEMNGFDAIAAIRGGETAARNLPIIVMSAYGRENDFEKMSELNVDDYIAKPVSTEDLAKAFERLSSLGKL, translated from the coding sequence ATGGTTCTGTCCAATAATATAAGCTTTTTTTTATATGGTAGCGCAGCTGTTCTGTGTTTTGGTTCTGGTGTTTTTTGGGGCGGTCCGCATCTGTTCCCGAGGTTAATGTTTTTTGTCTGCGGGGTGGGGCTGTTCGTTGTGGCCGGTTTGAAAATAAAGGCACTTTTTATGAAAAGTGAGTCTCGCCTTGCCCGGTTGGGAGCTTCTATTGCAGATACGGGTGGAGCTGCTTTTTACATGACCGATGAACAGGGGAGACTTACGTTTGCCGATGATGCATGCCGTGATCTGGAAGGGAAGCTTTCTGGCAATGTTGTAGAGGATGACTTTCCCATTCTTTTGGAGCATCTCTATTCCGAAAAAACTCTGAGCGATACTTTCAACAAAATTAATTCCGGCAATGGGATTTATAAATTTCATGTGAGCCTGACTTCCGTTGAGGGAAAGCAAGTTCAGCTCAGCCATGCGGTGCAATACGTTGATGCTGTTGACGGCATGAGCAGTGGGCTGGCAGGCACTATTCGAGATGTTTCCGAGCAGGAAGAGCTTCGGTCCGATCTGGACCGTGAAAGTCGTTATCTGGATACGGTTATGAACAGCGCAGTCGAGACCATGTTTATCCATGATCTTGAAGGCAATTTTTTAAGGGTCAATAATAAGTTTTCGGATTTTGCCGGGGTAGCACCAAAGCTGTGTGTCGGAACAAGTATTTACAATTATCTTGCACCGCAGATTGCGGATAAATTTTTACATAGACTTAAAGATCTCTCAGCCGGCGGGGACGAATTTTCCATGCAGATCCCGGCTATTAATTCCCGTGGGGAAAAATTACAACTTGATGTTCGCCATGTGCTTTGCCGTAACGGGGACGGTGATCCTGAAGTCATAGTCGGTTACGCTAAAAGGATTGCAGATCCTGTAGAAAAAGAGTGCCCCCCTAAAGGGGAAGGTGATACGAATCTGATGCTATCTCTTTGTCACGAGATGCGTACTCCGTTGGCCGGAATTATCGGCAGCCTTCATGTGTTGGATAATATGGACCTTACGCCCGATGCTCGGGAGTATGTGCGTAAATGCGTGGTCTCAGCTGAACGTTTTAAGGATGTGGTCAATATTTCGTTGAACGATCTGGTTGGAAATTTTGACCCGCAGAAGATGGAATCACTTGACCCGGCGGCCTGTCTTGAAAAGAACGTGGGGCTTTTTTTACCTGCCGCAGCCATTCAGAATCGGTCTATTTTGTTTTCCCTTGATTCCGCTATACCGGAGGCAATAATTTGTAACCGCAAGGTTCTCAGTCAGACTCTGTTCTGTCTGATAAATACCGGATTGGAAGTCTTTCCTGACTCAGATATAATTGTAGGGTTGAAGCTGGTTTCGATTGTCGAGAATTATTCTGTTATTTCTTTTTATGTTACGGGTAAGGGAAGTGTGGCTGATTCAGGAAAAGTTTATTCTGATTGCCTTGAACAGAATGCAAAAATAATAGATGGAGAATTGTATTTTAATGCTGGTCCGCCTGCGGAGCTTGGCTTCAGCTTAAAAGTTTCAGCTGGGAAAAATAAGGTCGAGCAGGCTTTGGAATCTGTACAGTCTTTGCGGATTATACTGGCCGAAGATGATATCAGCAGTCAGGTTTTTATGCGTAAGAAGCTTGAGAATTGGGGACATCTGGTGCGAACTGCGAGTACTGGGATTGAAGTGCTTAATTATATGGAAGCTGAAGAATTTGATCTGGTACTTATGGATCTTCAAATGCCTGAGATGAACGGTTTTGACGCAATTGCTGCTATCAGAGGGGGAGAGACAGCTGCGCGGAATCTCCCCATTATAGTTATGAGTGCATATGGCCGGGAAAATGATTTTGAAAAAATGTCCGAGTTGAACGTAGATGACTATATTGCTAAGCCGGTCAGCACCGAAGATCTTGCGAAAGCCTTTGAACGCCTTAGCTCTCTGGGTAAGTTATAG